GGGTAGTTTAGAGGTAGACCCCGATTAATAGTTTACTAAAGGCCTGATGAATCGAACTAGCAAAAGTATTTAGGTAGAGAGTCCTTAGAATACGAAATATTTGTCTTACATAAATGTAGACAAACAAAAGACGGCGGGGTAATGTTTCGGAGTCTTAGTTTGCATCGCAAAACTCACAACCCAAATCTACTCACAATTATTACATAATGTATGAAAAACACACACATGAGCTAGCTTATGACCCCAACTTTATTAATTCCTTTAGGTTTCAATTTACTTGTTTTACACATTTAATAAGGATAATTTGACATTTCCTTCGAAGCAATTTGACGGATTTTTCCCGCGGATTtcgcgcgttttttttttgctgcttAGAAAATCACGCCCAAGTGCTCATGGACAGGgtgtcaaccccccccccccttcccccccccccctacacgctgtttttgaattttatttttcaatttaaacgagcgcgcgctgtgtTTAATTTCTCGAATACAATTTTTGCTCGTTTTTTTAGAGAATTTACTACAAACTTTCCCGAATATGCATGATAGCTCTTTAACAATATCTTGTATTTTACAGTTCTTGTAGTTTGTCGTACGCTTTTACTTTTTGCTATTGTTTTCTTCTGGCATTTTCAGAGGTCCTCACTCAATGAAGTCTAGCTATGAATGGCGACGATTTGCTCAAATgtatgtttcttttttcacttCAAAGTGAATGATTTTCTATACAATGGTGGCCTTGGAAATTGAAGTGCCCCCAGGTAGACGAATTCCTCAGACGCTGTGCCCTCGCTTAGGATTTTAACAATATCAAGAAGTTCGGTCTCTGTCAAATTTGTTTGAATTGAAAGCAGGTCCTTTTTCATCAATGGTGCCATACTTGGTAATATCCAATTTTTCTCTATCTGTTTTTTCATGAAATCCAAAGTGTACGCCATGAACCTAAGCCGAATGTATCGCATTGTCCCGTCACGCCAAAGGCACAACATTGTCTTGTTCAAAGCGGAAATATCCTCCTCGTCTGCCAAATTTTTTGCCTCTTCCAGTAACTCGAGGAAGGACATATAGTAGTCTTGAAAGTTTTTGTTCTCAATTTTATAATCCCTGGTGACGTCTTCAATTAGAGTTCTTGTCTGTTCAGTGCACATATCGGGTATTTTTTGCTTGTCGGTCGTGATGTTTATTAGGCGTTTAATATCCCTGGCATTGTTTGATTTGATACAGCGATAGTTTCCAGAAAAAAGCACCATAAACTTCCATGTTTTAGTGAAAAAATCAATTTCTTTGTCAAAATATTCCTTTAGCTCTTTCCAGAATTGGATTAATGAAAATGCGCTATCTGATAACCGCTTTTGTAAGCTACCGCGAGGAGAACGCTTGAAGTGAACAATTGGCAAATATTCAGAACATGTTTCAGGCTTCGATCGACAAAGGAAATTCAAGTCGTATGGATTTGCTGAGATTTTCAACATATCAACCGGAAACGTGTTAAATAATGtattgaataataaaaagtatcTTGCTGTAACTTTTGGGCGGTAAGTTAAGGCCATGTCAGCGCTATACATTTGTATCACTGATAAAGTTTTCTTCCAAGACGAGTGTTCCACATTCGCATTTAAAAAAGCTAAATAATAAGGCGTGATACCATGTTTAGTAACACAGTGTTCATCAAGCCCTCTGATAATCTGCGGCAAGGTTTTTTGTAGCTCTAACAACAACACGATGAGATGGTACATCCCCCTTGAGGCAGCAATATGGTAAAGAGTGAGCCTTGTAAACTTCGGATTGCAACctattttaatttctttttttcgctGTTTAATATGCTGCGTAATGATTTCTTTTGCTGTAACAGATCCAAGAAAGATTTCAACATCAGTCATGATACTCGGCTCGTGAAAATTCATGTGTGGGCGATACTTAACGGCGAACTGTATTGCAAGGGACAAAGCACTTCTTCCATCTTCTGTTTCCAAGCTCAGGTCAGCTCCCATATCCAGGAATTTTTTTACCGCCAACAAATTTCCTCCTTGGGCCGCCCGGTGCAGTGGCAAAAATCCTTCATTGTCGAAGCATTTATTGAGAACGTTATAGCCCTTACGTAGATTGTGTGACTTAATCGCTCGAATCAGAGGCCCATCGCCAACTTGTACTGTGACGTTTTTGCCATCGACCAGATTTCTTTCGTAGTCAAAAAGGAGGTAATCAAACATATCATCcttttttaaaggaaaaacATCGCCCGATTCTTGAAACATGTCAAGGTAATGCAGGTAGTGTAACTTGTGATATGCTGATAGATGAACAACAGAATCTTTAAAGTATTCCCCACATTTGATCTCAGCCTTAACCTTATGCTTGGCTAGTACCTTGGCCATGTTGCGCCCGCCATTGCGCAAGTAGGTGAGCAGTGGAGTGTCCCCAGACACGTCTGCGCGACAGTTCACGTCCATACCAGCACTCAAAAGCCTATCTGCCACGTATACGTAGTTTTTTCTGACGGAAGAGACGAGGAAAGAGCAGTTCAGTGTCGTATTCCCCATACGGCACGTGGAGGACGCAGGGCGTCGCCCATAAGGTATTATACCGGTCTTATTTACCTCTTCCTTGCGCATGCGATCTTTAATCAAGGAAGCTATGAAGCTATCCACGTGGGAAATGAACATTGCCGTGGTGGAAAAAAGAACAATCGGTGAAGATGCCAAGGGTATGTCGGTTGCCAATAACTTACAAGACACCAACTTGCCCTTTCTCAGGAATGAAAGCTCTTCTTCGCTCATCATTTCAAACACACTCTGAATGATTGATGCATTTATCTTTGCCTTTAGATAAATCTTCAGTATAGATGAAGACAGTGAATGTTTCGGAACTACCTCGGCGATGAGACTGTCTAATTTTTCCTTTAAATTTGAATCAACCATATCGGCTCGGTTTCTCACGTAGGGGTCCTTGAAGATTAGTTTTTGGTCATCAAGAGCGTCTAACATGATAGGCGACCGTCCAGTCTTATCGACGGCGAATATATCAGCACCGAGATGAACAAGCCGTTTGAATACATTTTCCGCCTTACATTCTACAGCGTAGATAAATGGTGTCTGCCCTAGAATATCCCTACTATTAACGTCCACCTTGTACACATTTACAAATAGCGATAGGACGGCAGCGCGGCCATGACACGCGGCAACGTGTATCGGCTGTGATCCATGGACGTCAACAGCCGATGTGTCGGCGCCATTTTCAGCAAGAAGTCGAACAATATTGATAAGACCATGTCGTGCTGCCAAGTGAAGCGCAGTAGATGCACAGCAACAGGGTTCCAAATGTATCGTAGTGTCGTTAACTCTTTTTCGTGGGTAATCAAAGTATGCTTTGTCACAACGCAAGGACGATCCCACTCCTGCCCATAGGAGCTTTTTCAGTGATGAGTAGCTATTGTGGACGACAGCTTTGTGAATTGGAAGCATTCCTAAGTAGTCAGGACAATTGATGGCACTAGTATTTCCGTGCACTAGCAAACCAACAATTTCTGGCAGATCCATAGAACAAGCAATATGCAATGCTGTCTCACACTTCCAAAGGTACTCATCGTCGAATATCTGTCCACTTGGCTGCTTCATGTAGTTTGAAGAGATGGAATAAGCACGCGGAATACACTCATCCAAAACACCGACTTGGAGAAGAAACTTGACAGTGTAATAATGGCCTCCTGCGGTAGCACTACGAAGAAGCCGAGCGTCGTACTTTGCGCCGTGTCGGTGCAAAATCTTCATGACAGACACGTGGCCATTTTCAGCAGCTATCTGCATTGGTGTATTACCGGCGCCGGACTCAGCGTCTAATCTTAGGTTGTGACTCAACAGCAATTCGACAGTGTCTTCATGGCCTCCTTGTGCTGCTGCATGCAACAAAGAGTAACCGCACATCATTTGTTTGCAGTCTTTCACGGGGTTCTCGGAGCGCTGCTGAATATCAGTGTCAAGTGGGCTTGTAACGTAAAAAAGGTTAGCTCCTTTTTCCCATAGGCTTTCCACTACCTTGTCATGACCAGAGACTGCGGCTATAAATGCAGGAGTACGGCTGCTACTGTCAAGAGAGTCCATGGACACAAAATGACTCGCAAGAAGTTCTATAACGTCAGGATTCGACGAGCTACTAGCAGCGAGATGCAATGCGGTTAGATTGGTATTACCATCTGTGCAATTCACCAACTTCGAATCCACACTAAGAAACATCTCTTTGTATTGTTTTGAGCGCTGACTTTCACAGATATGACATGCAAGATTGTAACCAAATTTATAGTCAAATATTGCCTCAGAGTCATTCAACCTTGTCAGGTAAAACTCTGCAAGGTGTTCATGCCCTTTCGTTTTACTGACATAAAAAGGTCCACCAAACGTTATATTGCTGGTCAACCATTCCGAAAGGGTACTGTGAAACAGCTTCAGTTTTTGGTCTGCTCCAGAAAAGCTGAGAAACATCgacatttttttcactttaGGGACAAAGTCATACTCGTAATCCAGGCCATCTGAATTTTGAAGAATTTTAAACAGTTCTTTTACAGGTAACGGCTCGTAGGTCGCTATGAGTATTTCCAGTATTTTTCGTACTTCACGGAACTCCTCATTTGTAAAATGACGCTTGAAATAGGCGTGGTAAACTCCATGGATGGATTTTGGAAGATCTTTCATTTGTACTCTCTCAATCTCTCTATATTGTAAGACCAGTTTGATGAGTAGAAAGTTGCCTTCGCTTAATTCGACTAAAGATGAGATAGAATGTTGAAAGTCACTTGAAAGATATGTCATCAAGCGTGACAAGTATGACGACTGTTCATAAAGTGTTCGTGCCACGTATTCTTCAATGTCGCGCAAGTTTCTCGGATCatccttttttatttcaataataggtaactgAGAAAATTCTTGTAAAACCATAGGAACATTTTGAGAtgtgaaaattactttaaccCAGAAGGGGATACGATCCATCTTCTTACTAAAAAGATCTGcaatatcattttgttttgcgTTGCTCGTGACGCACTCATCCAACGCATCTACAATCAAAAACATTTCTTTAGGCGGAGAGTCTTTTAAATGGCGAAGTGGAGTAAGGACAGCTGTGTCAAAACAGCCCGGGGAGTCATGCTCACACGTATCTAAAGTCTTCTGGATAAACGGATCCCTCGAGATTAGATCCGAATATTCCTGAATCCTTGAGGCGATCATGGCTGCCAGATTTCGCACTAACTTGGCTGGATCTTTGGTGTTCCGATGGGATTGAATGCACATATGATATCCAAGAATGTGACTATGCATAGAATTATTAGAAAGTTGAGAACAAATAATATTTGCCACAAAGGAAGATTTCCCCGATCCTGGATCTCCGGTGATTATGACGCCTTTACTGATCTTGTTTTCGTCCATAGTGTTAAGCAGTTTTCCCAGTAGCCACTGACGACCAGTGAAGTCGTGCCTTGAGGAGGCCAGCTGATCCAAGAAGTCGAACTCTTGGAGGTGTAGGTGTTTGACTAGATGGGGTATGGCGTTACAACCTGACATGAtaaaagtgagaaaaaaagattagTAAAGATCAGTTTTGTAATTAGGGAAAAACGGACTGTCTTAAGCTTTGGAATCGAGGCCGTAGCAAGCAGGGGAGGgaaaaagggggagggggagggggagggggagggggagggggaggggaggagagggCTAAATGAACCTTTCTCTAATTAACAATTAGTTAAAAAAAGTAAGGGCACCGACCCCTAGACCAGTACCTGGTATGGGAACTGACTATAAATTACCCCGTCCCAGCCCCTCCCCTGCTAGAAAACCCCCTCGGAAACCTGCGCTCACCTTTGTCTGAAGTGCCCTCGTCAAGAACATAAGCAAGGCACATAAACAGGCAGAATGCCAACAGCCTCTTGGATAGGTTGCTGTGAGCTACTTGACTAATCGTTGTCAAAATACAAGACAGTAAAAATGGAAAGACGCGTGAAAGGCTCATGAAGATCTTTCTTTGTCTGTCTGTACTATTTACGTCACCCATGCATACTTTTGAATCAACCTCATGCCTGAGTTCATCAAGCTTTTGTCCTGTTTCCTCTTGAGCTTTATTGAGTTTATTTAACTTGTCATCAGTAtccttttttgatgagtaaaTCAAATCTTTGAGAACTTTTAGCTCTATCTCATCAAAGCTTATCATATCGTCCGTTTCCAGCTTTTGGATTTTCAATAGAGCATGCTGTGCAATTGGGTCAGGTTGTAACTCAGGATCCTGAAGAAAATTTTTTAAAGATGTAAAAGCATCCTGCACTTGGACGTCTTGTAGTTCTTGACTTGGTGCATGCATGCAGTTATTACGAGTAATGCGAACTGCGTCAACAAGGACTTGCTGAACCTTAAATACATCACACCAATATAAGAGGTTCAAGAGTCCAGTGGGATCTGTGGTCGCCGCGTTGACACATGCAGCCACATGCACACC
The sequence above is a segment of the Nematostella vectensis chromosome 2, jaNemVect1.1, whole genome shotgun sequence genome. Coding sequences within it:
- the LOC116601501 gene encoding uncharacterized protein LOC116601501, yielding MAACAVKAVAPVWEGKLKNKRYRNWLKVCYALSITCEGAHPYVEKEIANFHASLLTKLVAAPICTCPPLARAGHTKGCVWARELTGHHRRGKPLWQQSDSTKWTDPVHGQWEVAKLYMPSLGVHVAACVNAATTDPTGLLNLLYWCDVFKVQQVLVDAVRITRNNCMHAPSQELQDVQVQDAFTSLKNFLQDPELQPDPIAQHALLKIQKLETDDMISFDEIELKVLKDLIYSSKKDTDDKLNKLNKAQEETGQKLDELRHEVDSKVCMGDVNSTDRQRKIFMSLSRVFPFLLSCILTTISQVAHSNLSKRLLAFCLFMCLAYVLDEGTSDKGCNAIPHLVKHLHLQEFDFLDQLASSRHDFTGRQWLLGKLLNTMDENKISKGVIITGDPGSGKSSFVANIICSQLSNNSMHSHILGYHMCIQSHRNTKDPAKLVRNLAAMIASRIQEYSDLISRDPFIQKTLDTCEHDSPGCFDTAVLTPLRHLKDSPPKEMFLIVDALDECVTSNAKQNDIADLFSKKMDRIPFWVKVIFTSQNVPMVLQEFSQLPIIEIKKDDPRNLRDIEEYVARTLYEQSSYLSRLMTYLSSDFQHSISSLVELSEGNFLLIKLVLQYREIERVQMKDLPKSIHGVYHAYFKRHFTNEEFREVRKILEILIATYEPLPVKELFKILQNSDGLDYEYDFVPKVKKMSMFLSFSGADQKLKLFHSTLSEWLTSNITFGGPFYVSKTKGHEHLAEFYLTRLNDSEAIFDYKFGYNLACHICESQRSKQYKEMFLSVDSKLVNCTDGNTNLTALHLAASSSSNPDVIELLASHFVSMDSLDSSSRTPAFIAAVSGHDKVVESLWEKGANLFYVTSPLDTDIQQRSENPVKDCKQMMCGYSLLHAAAQGGHEDTVELLLSHNLRLDAESGAGNTPMQIAAENGHVSVMKILHRHGAKYDARLLRSATAGGHYYTVKFLLQVGVLDECIPRAYSISSNYMKQPSGQIFDDEYLWKCETALHIACSMDLPEIVGLLVHGNTSAINCPDYLGMLPIHKAVVHNSYSSLKKLLWAGVGSSLRCDKAYFDYPRKRVNDTTIHLEPCCCASTALHLAARHGLINIVRLLAENGADTSAVDVHGSQPIHVAACHGRAAVLSLFVNVYKVDVNSRDILGQTPFIYAVECKAENVFKRLVHLGADIFAVDKTGRSPIMLDALDDQKLIFKDPYVRNRADMVDSNLKEKLDSLIAEVVPKHSLSSSILKIYLKAKINASIIQSVFEMMSEEELSFLRKGKLVSCKLLATDIPLASSPIVLFSTTAMFISHVDSFIASLIKDRMRKEEVNKTGIIPYGRRPASSTCRMGNTTLNCSFLVSSVRKNYVYVADRLLSAGMDVNCRADVSGDTPLLTYLRNGGRNMAKVLAKHKVKAEIKCGEYFKDSVVHLSAYHKLHYLHYLDMFQESGDVFPLKKDDMFDYLLFDYERNLVDGKNVTVQVGDGPLIRAIKSHNLRKGYNVLNKCFDNEGFLPLHRAAQGGNLLAVKKFLDMGADLSLETEDGRSALSLAIQFAVKYRPHMNFHEPSIMTDVEIFLGSVTAKEIITQHIKQRKKEIKIGCNPKFTRLTLYHIAASRGMYHLIVLLLELQKTLPQIIRGLDEHCVTKHGITPYYLAFLNANVEHSSWKKTLSVIQMYSADMALTYRPKVTARYFLLFNTLFNTFPVDMLKISANPYDLNFLCRSKPETCSEYLPIVHFKRSPRGSLQKRLSDSAFSLIQFWKELKEYFDKEIDFFTKTWKFMVLFSGNYRCIKSNNARDIKRLINITTDKQKIPDMCTEQTRTLIEDVTRDYKIENKNFQDYYMSFLELLEEAKNLADEEDISALNKTMLCLWRDGTMRYIRLRFMAYTLDFMKKQIEKNWILPSMAPLMKKDLLSIQTNLTETELLDIVKILSEGTASEEFVYLGALQFPRPPLYRKSFTLK